One Actinospica robiniae DSM 44927 genomic region harbors:
- a CDS encoding NUDIX hydrolase, whose translation MAEHPPYLVPHPVYGHLEYVMPVSAKAVVDCNGRIPLLRNERGEWELPGGKVEAGEDLETCAIREVHEELGIVISQLHLVQAWIYAITAQRHVLVVAYAATCVSPGEPRLSHEHRELGLFKPSEIAALPMPAPYKKAVQASRELSASRLSNGAA comes from the coding sequence ATGGCCGAGCACCCGCCCTACCTCGTACCTCACCCGGTCTATGGCCACCTCGAATATGTCATGCCCGTCTCGGCGAAGGCCGTCGTCGACTGCAACGGCCGCATCCCGCTGCTGCGCAACGAACGCGGCGAGTGGGAACTACCGGGAGGAAAGGTAGAGGCAGGTGAGGACCTCGAGACGTGCGCGATCCGTGAAGTCCACGAGGAACTCGGCATCGTCATCAGCCAGCTTCACCTGGTCCAAGCGTGGATCTACGCGATTACCGCGCAACGCCATGTCCTGGTCGTGGCCTACGCCGCCACGTGCGTCAGTCCAGGCGAGCCCCGACTCTCGCACGAGCATAGGGAACTCGGCCTGTTCAAACCCTCCGAGATCGCAGCGCTTCCGATGCCGGCTCCCTACAAGAAGGCTGTCCAAGCCTCCCGAGAGTTGAGCGCCTCCCGCTTATCCAACGGTGCGGCTTAG
- a CDS encoding protein phosphatase 2C domain-containing protein: MTFEILDTVSDAGGAKPTEDRIGHSHVAAWVIDGATDIYPEPFLPAVNDVHYLVDAVGAELSRIEEPSFTAEGLLRHLADTVREDIAARGFPAERTHPTCSLGLALDRRDELEFARIGDVTIIAVGNGLTELSTDFYNQREIAAVAAAGSSGLDSDHARQALLRRRREYITGAHAEGVFSGDPDAVLRVHCATVGREDVRHILLCTDGFARAITDYHLFPDWPSLIEAALKESLSAIARAIRNIEHHPKHDLTDSHFKRSDDLAAVLCAPSRSR, from the coding sequence ATGACATTCGAAATCCTCGATACCGTCAGCGATGCCGGCGGCGCGAAGCCGACCGAGGACCGGATCGGGCACTCGCACGTCGCCGCATGGGTCATCGACGGCGCCACAGACATCTACCCGGAGCCGTTCCTGCCCGCGGTCAACGACGTGCACTACCTTGTCGATGCCGTCGGCGCCGAACTCTCGCGGATCGAAGAGCCTAGTTTCACTGCTGAGGGGCTGCTGAGGCATCTTGCCGACACCGTGCGCGAGGACATCGCCGCACGGGGCTTCCCGGCTGAGCGAACGCACCCCACCTGTTCGCTCGGCCTCGCGCTCGACCGCAGGGATGAACTCGAGTTCGCTCGCATCGGCGATGTCACGATCATCGCGGTCGGCAATGGGTTGACGGAGCTATCCACCGACTTCTACAACCAGCGCGAGATCGCCGCCGTCGCTGCCGCTGGGTCCTCCGGCTTGGACTCCGACCACGCGCGCCAAGCGCTGCTGCGCCGGCGCCGCGAATACATCACCGGCGCCCACGCCGAGGGCGTCTTCTCCGGCGACCCCGACGCCGTGCTGCGTGTGCACTGCGCCACCGTCGGACGTGAGGACGTGCGTCACATCCTGCTGTGCACCGACGGCTTCGCCAGAGCCATCACCGATTACCACCTGTTTCCCGACTGGCCAAGTCTGATCGAGGCTGCACTGAAGGAGTCGTTGTCCGCCATCGCCAGAGCGATCCGCAACATCGAGCACCACCCGAAGCATGATCTGACGGACAGTCACTTCAAGCGCAGCGACGATCTTGCCGCCGTGCTGTGCGCCCCGAGCAGGAGCCGCTGA
- a CDS encoding SUKH-4 family immunity protein — protein MNTSVTALQAVLAVYEAYVSAESDDLEQQAREDLINQTVIHAVAADPSAFTDDENWWSQTFLEIEFSSARILLGEQSLFQLVTQDAAGRWGVDHPGYEDDE, from the coding sequence ATCAACACCTCGGTCACGGCGCTCCAGGCGGTCCTCGCCGTCTACGAGGCCTACGTCTCTGCGGAGTCGGATGACCTCGAGCAGCAAGCACGCGAAGACCTCATCAACCAGACCGTCATCCACGCCGTCGCGGCCGACCCCAGCGCTTTCACCGACGACGAGAACTGGTGGTCCCAGACCTTCCTCGAGATCGAATTCAGTTCAGCGCGCATCCTCCTCGGCGAACAATCCCTGTTCCAGCTTGTCACCCAGGACGCGGCAGGACGTTGGGGAGTGGACCACCCCGGCTACGAGGACGACGAGTAG